A window of the Candidatus Sulfotelmatobacter sp. genome harbors these coding sequences:
- a CDS encoding pitrilysin family protein, translating to MSTLPSGLLVLTESMPHVRSATLGVWCDVGSAAEPAERRGISHLLEHMVFKGTPRRTARAIAEQMDAVGGELNAMTDKETTCFYAHVVDRHLPLAVDVLADMLQHAIVAADDLQRERQVVLEEIRMYDDAPAEVLHDRFTRALWRGANLGDPTIGFVETVGTLEREDLLAWRAGRYAPATVFVAAAGNLEHDAVVALIGEAFASFAGPATPPALEQPRFTPAVDVTLDETEQAYVMLGTPGLSLRAERRYALSVLDMLLGGGMSSRLFQSVREERALAYEISTFQQGYRDAGLFGVSAGCAPERVQECVDVVVDELDRLLHEGVREDEVERAREHLKGNLTLALESTYNRMSRLARNHLVHGRQISAEEVEQRFDAVTSAEVDELARLLLGPATRGLCVLGPAEVRGVRLRGAQAA from the coding sequence ATGTCCACGCTTCCCAGCGGTCTGCTGGTGCTGACCGAATCGATGCCGCACGTGCGTTCCGCGACGCTCGGCGTGTGGTGCGACGTCGGCTCGGCGGCTGAGCCGGCCGAGCGCCGCGGCATCTCGCATCTGCTCGAGCACATGGTGTTCAAGGGGACGCCGCGCCGGACCGCGCGCGCGATCGCCGAGCAGATGGACGCGGTCGGTGGCGAGCTCAACGCGATGACCGACAAGGAGACGACGTGCTTCTACGCTCACGTCGTCGACCGCCATCTTCCGCTCGCCGTCGACGTGCTCGCCGATATGCTGCAACACGCGATTGTCGCGGCCGACGACCTGCAGCGCGAGCGCCAGGTCGTGCTCGAAGAGATCCGGATGTACGACGACGCGCCGGCCGAGGTGCTCCACGATCGCTTCACCCGCGCGCTGTGGCGCGGCGCGAACCTCGGCGATCCGACCATCGGGTTCGTCGAGACCGTCGGCACGCTCGAGCGCGAAGACCTGCTGGCCTGGCGCGCCGGCCGCTATGCGCCGGCGACGGTGTTCGTCGCGGCCGCGGGGAATCTCGAGCACGATGCGGTCGTCGCGCTCATCGGTGAGGCGTTCGCATCGTTCGCAGGCCCGGCGACGCCGCCGGCGCTCGAGCAGCCGCGCTTCACGCCGGCGGTCGACGTGACGCTCGACGAGACGGAGCAGGCGTACGTCATGCTCGGGACGCCGGGGCTCTCGCTGCGCGCCGAGCGGCGCTACGCGCTCTCGGTGCTCGACATGCTGCTCGGCGGCGGGATGTCGAGCCGGCTGTTCCAGAGCGTGCGCGAAGAGCGCGCGTTGGCCTACGAGATCAGCACCTTTCAGCAAGGCTACCGCGACGCGGGGCTGTTCGGCGTGAGCGCCGGCTGCGCGCCCGAGCGCGTCCAGGAGTGCGTCGACGTCGTCGTCGACGAGCTCGACCGGCTGCTGCACGAGGGCGTGCGCGAGGACGAGGTCGAGCGCGCGCGCGAGCACCTCAAGGGCAACCTGACGCTGGCGCTGGAGAGCACCTACAACCGCATGTCACGGCTGGCGCGCAACCACCTCGTGCACGGTCGCCAGATCTCGGCCGAGGAGGTCGAGCAGCGCTTCGACGCCGTGACCTCGGCCGAGGTCGACGAGCTGGCGCGGCTGTTGCTCGGTCCGGCCACGCGCGGCCTGTGCGTGTTGGGCCCGGCGGAGGTGCGCGGCGTGCGCTTGCGCGGCGCGCAAGCCGCGTGA